ATCGGGCGAGGAACCAGTCGCGCGGGTGCTCGTCGGCCGTGAGGTCGGCGCGGCCGTCCGTCGGCGCGACCCAGCGGGCGGCGTTCGCGAGCACGCGGCGGATGTCGGGGTGGTGGTACACGGGGTACTCCTGATCGCCGGGCGAGAAGTAGAAGACCCGGCCGCGGCCGCGGTGGTACGCGACACCGGAGCGGAAGACCTCGCCGCCCGCGAAGGTGGAGAGGAACACCTCCTCGTCGGGGCGCGGGATGTCGAACTGCTCGCCGTACATCTCCTGCCGGTCGATGACGATCGGATGCGGGATCCCGGCGGCGATCGGGTGCTGCGGCGCGATGGTCCAGACCAGCTCGCGCTCGCCGTCGTTGCGCCACTTGAGGGAGCAGGTCGTGCCCATCAGGCGCGTGAAGACCTTGGAGTAGTGGCCGGAGTGCAGCACGACGAGGCCCATGCCGGCGTGCACGTGGCGGATCACGCGCGCGACGACCTCGTCGGACACCTCGCCGTGCGCGACGTGCCCCCACCAGTAGAGGACGTCGGTCGCGGCGAGGCGCTCCTCGGTGAGGCCGTGCTGATCCTCCTGGAGGGTCGCGGTGCTCACGCGCGCGTCGTCGCCGAGCAGCTCGCGGAGGCCGTCGGCGACCACGGCGTGGATCCCGTCCGGGTAGTGCGACAGGACGGTCGCGTCCCCCCGGCTCTCGTGCACGTTCTCGTTCCAGACGACGATGTCCATGGCGCTCCTCGTTCGGCGGTGATCGGGGGTTCGGGACGTGCGCCGGGCGTCCCCGGCCCGAGATCGGCCGTGACGCGGCGGATGCCCGCGCATACGATCGTACGCATGCCCCGCGCCGATGCGGGCGACCCGGGAGGCCGCATGACCGCCAGCGACGACGACCGCGGAGCGATCCGATGAGCGATTCGACCGATACCGCCGGGTCCACGCGACCGACCGACAAGGCCGTGCACGCCTGGTCCCTCGACGGGACGCTCGGGCGGCCGCGCGTCCCCGGGCCCGACGGGTCCGGCCCGAGCACGGCAGGCGGCCGAGCAGCGGACGCGCTGGACCTCCTCGACCTGCCCGCCGAGCTCGCCCGGCGCGGCTACCGGGCCGTGCAGATCACCCACTTCCAGCTGCCCACGCGGGACGCCGGCTACCTCGCGGAGCTGCGCGCGTCGCTCGCGGCGTCGGAGATCACGCTCGACGCGTTCCTCCTCGACGACGGCGACCTCACGCACCCCACCGACGCCGACCGGCACGAGCGATGGATCTCCGACCTGCTCGACGACGCCGAGACGCTCGGCGCGCACCACGCCCGCGTCGTCGCGGGCCGGAGCGCACCGACGCCCGAGCTGCTCGCGTCGAGCGCGCGGCGCCTGTCGCGGCTCGCCGCAGATCACCCGGGCGTCGCCGTCGTCACCGAGAACTGGCGCGAGCCGCTGCCCGACGCGGACGCGGTGCTCGCGCTCCTGGCCGACGCCGTCGACGTGCGCCTCCTGATCGACCTCGGCAACTGGACGATGCCCGACAAGCACGAGCAGCTCGCCCGCATCGCGCCGCACGCGGTCACCTGCCACGCGAAGGCCCACCGCGACGCGCACGGCCGGCTCGACGGCGTCGACTACGCCCGCTCCCTCCGCGTGCTGCAGGACGCGGGCTACCAGGGAGCGCTCGCGATGGTCAACGAGTCGACCCGGCCCGACGGATCCGACGAGTGGGACGGCCTCGAGCAGGAGCACGAGGTGGTGCGGCGGGTCTTCGGGTGAGGTGAGCCCGGTGAGGCGAGCCCGGATCAGCCGAGCGCCGACTCCGCATCCGCCGCGACGGCCTTCTGCACCGCGAACTGGGTGCGGTGCAGCTCCTCGTACCGGCCGCCCGCGGCCAGCAGCTCCTCGTGCGTGCCGCGCTGGACGATCGCCCCGTCCTCGACCACGAGGATCAGGTCCGCGTCGCGGATGGTGGAGAGGCGGTGCGCGATGACCAGCGCCGTCCGCCCCTCGAGCGCCTCGCTGAGCGCCGCCTGCACGGCCGCCTCCGACGTCGAGTCGAGCGCCGCCGTCGCCTCGTCGAGGATGACGACGCGCGGCTGGGCGAGCAGGAGCCGCGCGATGGTCATGCGCTGGCGCTCGCCGCCGGAGAGCCGGTAGCCGCGCTCCCCCACCATGGTGTCGAGCTGGTCAGGCAGCGAGCGGATGAGCGGCTCGAGCCGCGCCCGCCGGACCGCGTCCCACACCTCGTCGTCGGTGGCCTCCGGCCGCGCGAGGCGCAGGTTGGACAGGATCGTCTCGTGGAACAGGTGGCCGTCCTGGGTCACCATGCCGAGCGTGTGCCGCATGGATGCGAAGGTGACGTCGCGCACGTCGGTCTCCGCGAGCCGCACGGCACCGCTGTCGACGTCGTACAGGCGCGAGAGGAGCTGCGCGATCGTGGACTTGCCGGCGCCTGACGTGCCGACGAGCGCGACGGTCTGCCCCGGCTCGATGCGGAAGGACACGCCGTGCAGCACCTCCTCGCCGCCGCGGGTGTCGAGCGTGGAGACCTCCTCGAGGGACGCCAGCGACACCTTGTCGGCCGACGGGTAGGCGAAGCGGACGTCGTCGAACTCGACCGCCACCGGGCCATCGGGGACGGTGACGGCGTCGGGCTTCTCCTGGATGAGCGGCTCGAGGTCCAGCACCTCGAAGACCCGCTCGAAGCTGACCACCGCGCTCATGATCTCGACCCGCGCGTTCGCGAGGCTGGTGAGCGGCGCGTAGAGGCGGGTGAGGAGGAGCGCCAGGGTGACGACCTCGCCGGTGTCCAGCTGGCCGCCGAGCGCGAGGGCGCCGCCGAGCCCGTAGACGAGCGCCAGGGCGAGCGCGGAGACGAGCATCAGCGCGGTGACGAAGACGAACTGGAGCATCGCGGTGCGGACCCCGATGTCGCGGACGCGGGCGGCGCGGACGCGGAACTCCGCGGACTCCTCGTCGGGACGGCCGAACAGCTTCACGAGGGTGGCGCCGGGCGCCGAGAAGCGCTCGGTCATCTGCGTGCTCATCGCGGAGTTGTGGTCGGCGGCCTCGCGGCGCAGCGCGGCGAGGCGGCCGCCCATGCGGCGCGCGGGCACCAGGAACACGGGCAGCATGATCACCGCGAGCACCGTCACGAGCCACGACGTGCTGAGCATGACGATGAGGGTGAGGATCAGCGCCACGACGTTCGTGACCACGCCCGACAGCGTGCCGCTGAAGGCCTGCTGCGCGCCGATCACGTCGTTGTTGAGGCGGCTCACGAGGGCGCCGGTGCGCGTGCGGGTGAAGAACGCGATGGGCATCCTCTGCACGTGGTCGAACACGGCGGTGCGGAGGTCGAGGATCACGCCCTCGCCGATGCGCGCCGAGAACCAGCGCGTCACGAGCGACACGGCGGCGTCGGCCACGGCCACGAGCGCGATGACGACGGCCAGGCGGATGATCGTGGCGGTCTCGCCCCGGGCGACGATGACGTCGACCACCTGGCCGGCGAGCACCGGCGTCGCCACCGCGAGGAACGCGCCGACGACGGACAGCCCGATGAAGACGAGCAGCTTCGCCCGGTACGGCACGGCGAACGTCATGATCCGCTTCACGGACTCGCGGGAGATGCCGCGCGACCCGTCCTGCGCGCTCGAGATCTTGTAGAGCGAGCTCCAGGCGACGCTGTCCATGCTCATGGTGGTTCCTCTCGTGGGCAGCCCGCTCGGTGCGCGCGGGGTTCGCCGGGGTCGGGTCCTCTGGGGCGGACCGGGCATCCGCGTCGATGCTCCGACCGGGACGTCGTCGTGGTGACCGGATCCGCGGACGGGAGTGGACGGATCGTCCTGGCGGTGGGCGCATGCCCATCATGAGCCACGGACGGACGCGATCGCGCCCAGCGGGCGAAGCGTCACCGGATGGTCGTCGGGCGGAGGACGTACCCGGGTCCGCCTCGCGGACCACCCCGCCGCCGCAGGATGCGCCCTGGCGACCCCCGGAGTCCCTCCTGCGCCCGGCGAGGCCGTCGCATCGCGGTTCCTAGCGTGAGGGCATGACCTCGATCACGCAGACACCGACGCCCGCACGCCCCGCCGCGGCGACCGCCCGCATGGGCACCGCCGCCGACTGGATCGCCCACTTCCACGCCAACGCGGACCGGCATCTGACGCCCGAGCAGCTGATCCCGTCCGGCACGCCCTCGCCGCTCGACGCCCGCACCCGCCGGGCGTTCGTCCGCTCGTTCCAGCGGTTCGCGCTCGGGGAGAGCGGCGACGGTGCGCACCTCCTCCGGATGGCGACCGCCGCGGGCGATCCCGCCTACACGCACGCGCTCGCGCTCCTCGTGCAGGAGGAGCAGAAGCACGCGGCCCTGTTCCTCCGCGCGCTCGACCATCTCGACGCGCCCGCGCTGCCCGCGCACTGGACCGACGCGGCGTTCACCCGGCTGCGGCATCTCATCGGGCTGCGGACGGAGATCAGCCTGTTCCTCATCGCCGAGACGGTCGCGACGGGCTACTTCCACGCCCTCGCCGACCACGCCCCGGATCCCGCGCTCCGCGCCCTCGGGCAGCGGATCGCCGACGACGAGCGCGACCACG
This genomic interval from Clavibacter michiganensis contains the following:
- a CDS encoding ThuA domain-containing protein — its product is MDIVVWNENVHESRGDATVLSHYPDGIHAVVADGLRELLGDDARVSTATLQEDQHGLTEERLAATDVLYWWGHVAHGEVSDEVVARVIRHVHAGMGLVVLHSGHYSKVFTRLMGTTCSLKWRNDGERELVWTIAPQHPIAAGIPHPIVIDRQEMYGEQFDIPRPDEEVFLSTFAGGEVFRSGVAYHRGRGRVFYFSPGDQEYPVYHHPDIRRVLANAARWVAPTDGRADLTADEHPRDWFLAR
- a CDS encoding ferritin-like domain-containing protein, which codes for MTSITQTPTPARPAAATARMGTAADWIAHFHANADRHLTPEQLIPSGTPSPLDARTRRAFVRSFQRFALGESGDGAHLLRMATAAGDPAYTHALALLVQEEQKHAALFLRALDHLDAPALPAHWTDAAFTRLRHLIGLRTEISLFLIAETVATGYFHALADHAPDPALRALGQRIADDERDHVRFQIDRLRTGFRDTPAPLRALIGGAWTVVAAGAATVIVVDHRAALRACGVAPRAYWREAMHGFGAAARSVLVDARAPLLGPADGARASARA
- a CDS encoding sugar phosphate isomerase/epimerase family protein; the encoded protein is MSDSTDTAGSTRPTDKAVHAWSLDGTLGRPRVPGPDGSGPSTAGGRAADALDLLDLPAELARRGYRAVQITHFQLPTRDAGYLAELRASLAASEITLDAFLLDDGDLTHPTDADRHERWISDLLDDAETLGAHHARVVAGRSAPTPELLASSARRLSRLAADHPGVAVVTENWREPLPDADAVLALLADAVDVRLLIDLGNWTMPDKHEQLARIAPHAVTCHAKAHRDAHGRLDGVDYARSLRVLQDAGYQGALAMVNESTRPDGSDEWDGLEQEHEVVRRVFG
- a CDS encoding ABC transporter ATP-binding protein; its protein translation is MSMDSVAWSSLYKISSAQDGSRGISRESVKRIMTFAVPYRAKLLVFIGLSVVGAFLAVATPVLAGQVVDVIVARGETATIIRLAVVIALVAVADAAVSLVTRWFSARIGEGVILDLRTAVFDHVQRMPIAFFTRTRTGALVSRLNNDVIGAQQAFSGTLSGVVTNVVALILTLIVMLSTSWLVTVLAVIMLPVFLVPARRMGGRLAALRREAADHNSAMSTQMTERFSAPGATLVKLFGRPDEESAEFRVRAARVRDIGVRTAMLQFVFVTALMLVSALALALVYGLGGALALGGQLDTGEVVTLALLLTRLYAPLTSLANARVEIMSAVVSFERVFEVLDLEPLIQEKPDAVTVPDGPVAVEFDDVRFAYPSADKVSLASLEEVSTLDTRGGEEVLHGVSFRIEPGQTVALVGTSGAGKSTIAQLLSRLYDVDSGAVRLAETDVRDVTFASMRHTLGMVTQDGHLFHETILSNLRLARPEATDDEVWDAVRRARLEPLIRSLPDQLDTMVGERGYRLSGGERQRMTIARLLLAQPRVVILDEATAALDSTSEAAVQAALSEALEGRTALVIAHRLSTIRDADLILVVEDGAIVQRGTHEELLAAGGRYEELHRTQFAVQKAVAADAESALG